The sequence CCTCAAGCACCAACCCAATCTGACTGCAAGCCGCTACCTGCTCCCGATTCATACCCTCTTCTTATATTTCCTGGGGCTGGTGGCAGGTTTATCCTGACCGCGATAATCCGGAGCGCCGATAGGAATAATATTGCTGATCTTGGTATCCTCCAAACGCGACTTCAGTCGGACATCAAGGCTCTCCATAGCCGGATAGGTAGCCGTGATCAAAGTGGCCAACTTGGCATTATAACGGTAGTTGATGATTTGGTATAGCTTCTCTCTGGCCCAGGCCGTGGCTGTCTCCATTCCGAAATCGTCCAGAATCAGGAGCGGCCCCCCTTTGATCGCCTCAAGGCTCAGCTCATTTTCCCGCTTGCCGTCGGAACGAAAAGTGGGACGCAGACGATCAATCAACTCCGGGACACTGGCAAAATACACAGGGCGTCTGCATTCAATCTGACGATTGGCCACCGCCGCCGCCAGATGGGTCTTACCGGAACCTGCTGGCCCTATCAGAACCAGCCAGTCTTCCGGCGATTCGCTAAAACGGCGAGAAGCTTCCAGAGCCACCCTGAGGCTTTCTCGCTGTTCCTTATCGGCATTCATCCCCTCAATATCGAAATTGTTGAAGCGCATCAAACGCATCACCGATTCCCTTAACCCACCGATTTGAGTGAAAAGCGGAGGTCCCTGTATCCGCAGCTTCAACTCACGCGATAAACCCGGACTGCGAAGGCGAGTCTGCAAGCGTTCATCCAGATTATCCAGAGTGATCGCCGTAACCACCGTTGGAAGCTGGGCATTGAAGCGGTGGTTCAGCACCTGAAAAAGTTTCTCCTCCGCCCAAGGGGTGCTACTGTGCGTTCCCAGGTCATCCAGAACAAGCAGGGGAGCGTTTTTCACCCGTTCAAACAGGGAATCATAGTTTACATCGCTGTTGGGGCTGAAAGTAGCCCGAAGGTGATCGAGGAAATCGGGGACAATGGTCCAGAACGTCGGCGACCCCCTCTTGAGGCAATGATTGGCAATAGCAGCCGCGGTATGAGTTTTTCCGCAGC comes from Dehalococcoidia bacterium and encodes:
- a CDS encoding ATP-binding protein produces the protein MPQKNTSESTGISPESEPAEPEKCPICKGRGWVVLDVPVDSPDFGKSFDCRCTLRKLAGERVDRLERYSNLGPLVRLSFANLKSTGLDSDPEKQQQFESCYKEARAFADKPEGWLVLTGPSGCGKTHTAAAIANHCLKRGSPTFWTIVPDFLDHLRATFSPNSDVNYDSLFERVKNAPLLVLDDLGTHSSTPWAEEKLFQVLNHRFNAQLPTVVTAITLDNLDERLQTRLRSPGLSRELKLRIQGPPLFTQIGGLRESVMRLMRFNNFDIEGMNADKEQRESLRVALEASRRFSESPEDWLVLIGPAGSGKTHLAAAVANRQIECRRPVYFASVPELIDRLRPTFRSDGKRENELSLEAIKGGPLLILDDFGMETATAWAREKLYQIINYRYNAKLATLITATYPAMESLDVRLKSRLEDTKISNIIPIGAPDYRGQDKPATSPRKYKKRV